One genomic segment of Xyrauchen texanus isolate HMW12.3.18 chromosome 5, RBS_HiC_50CHRs, whole genome shotgun sequence includes these proteins:
- the pcnp gene encoding PEST proteolytic signal-containing nuclear protein isoform X1 produces the protein MANVKCSSEDPSREGAGPEEKGSSVKTKTVSSSTASGNGLRKRPAQEISPEDESKSKPAPPKFLKTGFSLTAQAAKKPATISIKLGASKPKEPTPALPTKKPGLAAVFNEDDDSEPEEMPPEAKMRMKNIGRETPTSAGPNSFNKGKQGFSDHQKLWERKLKTQKDQ, from the exons ATGGCGAATGTGAAGTGCAGCAGCGAAGACCCCTCTAGAGAAGGAG CAGGACCAGAAGAGAAGGGAAGCAGTGTGAAAACTAAGACTGTCTCTTCCAGCACGGCATCAGGGAACGGCCTGAGAAAGCGCCCTGCTCAAGAGATCAGCCCAGAAGATGAGTCTAAAAGCAAGCCTGCACCTCCTAAATTTCTTAAAACTGGGTTTAGTTTGACTGCCCAGGCAGCGAAGAAGCCCGCCACCATCTCCATCAAGCTGGGAGCTAGT AAACCTAAAGAACCCACACCTGCCTTACCTACCAAGAAACCTGGACTTGCAGCTGTTTTCAACGAGGATGATGAT AGTGAGCCTGAGGAAATGCCACCTGAGGCAAAGATGAGGATGAAGAATATTGGAAG GGAGACACCCACTTCAGCTGGACCCAATTCCTTCAACAAAGGAAAGCAGGGATTCTCAGACCATCAGAAACTTTGGGAGAGGAAGCTTAAAACCCAGAAGGATCAGTAG
- the pcnp gene encoding PEST proteolytic signal-containing nuclear protein isoform X2, with protein sequence MANVKCSSEDPSREGGPEEKGSSVKTKTVSSSTASGNGLRKRPAQEISPEDESKSKPAPPKFLKTGFSLTAQAAKKPATISIKLGASKPKEPTPALPTKKPGLAAVFNEDDDSEPEEMPPEAKMRMKNIGRETPTSAGPNSFNKGKQGFSDHQKLWERKLKTQKDQ encoded by the exons ATGGCGAATGTGAAGTGCAGCAGCGAAGACCCCTCTAGAGAAGGAG GACCAGAAGAGAAGGGAAGCAGTGTGAAAACTAAGACTGTCTCTTCCAGCACGGCATCAGGGAACGGCCTGAGAAAGCGCCCTGCTCAAGAGATCAGCCCAGAAGATGAGTCTAAAAGCAAGCCTGCACCTCCTAAATTTCTTAAAACTGGGTTTAGTTTGACTGCCCAGGCAGCGAAGAAGCCCGCCACCATCTCCATCAAGCTGGGAGCTAGT AAACCTAAAGAACCCACACCTGCCTTACCTACCAAGAAACCTGGACTTGCAGCTGTTTTCAACGAGGATGATGAT AGTGAGCCTGAGGAAATGCCACCTGAGGCAAAGATGAGGATGAAGAATATTGGAAG GGAGACACCCACTTCAGCTGGACCCAATTCCTTCAACAAAGGAAAGCAGGGATTCTCAGACCATCAGAAACTTTGGGAGAGGAAGCTTAAAACCCAGAAGGATCAGTAG
- the mylz3 gene encoding myosin, light polypeptide 3, skeletal muscle, whose protein sequence is MAGEFTADQIEDFKEAFGLFDRVGDNKVAYNQVADIMRALGQNPTNKDVKKILGDPSADDMANKRLDFEGFLPMLKTVDAFQKGTIDDYVEGLRVFDKEGNGTVMGAELRIVLSTLGEKMSEPEIDSLMLGQEDENGSVHYEDFVKHILSV, encoded by the exons ATG GCTGGAGAATTTACTGCTGACCAGATTGAGG ACTTCAAAGAGGCCTTTGGTCTCTTCGACAGAGTTGGTGACAACAAGGTTGCTTACAACCAGGTTGCTGACATCATGCGTGCCCTGGGTCAAAACCCCACCAACAAGGATGTGAAGAAAATCCTGGGCGACCCATCTGCTGATG ACATGGCCAACAAAAGACTTGACTTTGAGGGTTTCCTGCCAATGCTGAAGACAGTTGACGCCTTCCAGAAAGGTACCATTGATGACTACGTTGAGGGTCTGCGCGTCTTTGACAAGGAGGGCAATGGCACAGTAATGGGAGCTGAGCTGCGCATTGTGCTGTCAACACTGG GAGAGAAGATGTCTGAGCCCGAGATTGACTCTCTCATGCTGGGACAGGAAGATGAGAACGGCAGCGTCCACTATGAAG ATTTCGTCAAGCACATCTTGTCTGTGTAA